In Pseudoalteromonas piratica, the genomic stretch CTGTGATTTACTTTGGTCGTAATGCTTTATCACCACGACTTAAACCAACAGCTCCAGAACGAACAACTTCAATAACCTCAGTCTCATTTTTTAATGTATCAATAAATGAGGCAAGCTTATCGACAGCACCTACAAGTTGCAGTGTGTAAGTTGTTTTACCCATATCCAAAATAGCTGCACCAAAAATATCAACCACACGCGTAACCGCTGCACGCGTTTTTTCTTCATGCGCCATTACTTTAACTAACAATAACTCACGTTC encodes the following:
- the ilvN gene encoding acetolactate synthase small subunit, which codes for MRHILSILLENEPGALSRIVGLFSQRAYNIDSLTVGPTDDDSLSRITITTTGNDRILEQITKQVNKLVDVHKVIDLSDASHIERELLLVKVMAHEEKTRAAVTRVVDIFGAAILDMGKTTYTLQLVGAVDKLASFIDTLKNETEVIEVVRSGAVGLSRGDKALRPK